In Labrys wisconsinensis, a single genomic region encodes these proteins:
- a CDS encoding CsbD family protein, whose translation MDKDRIEGAARQAKGAIKEAVGKVTGDARTEAEGKAEKAAGKVQNAIGGAKDAARDALKRP comes from the coding sequence ATGGACAAGGACCGGATCGAAGGCGCGGCCAGGCAGGCGAAGGGGGCGATCAAGGAAGCGGTCGGCAAGGTCACCGGCGACGCCAGGACCGAGGCCGAGGGCAAGGCCGAGAAGGCTGCCGGCAAGGTGCAGAACGCCATCGGCGGCGCCAAGGACGCGGCGCGGGACGCCCTGAAGCGGCCGTAG
- a CDS encoding helix-turn-helix transcriptional regulator, translated as MTETIPDEAILRRQVDRRQLQEIIAGLGEGILLVDPGAGIVWANERALALHRAADLAGLGATASGYRERFQLTYRNKHPLTDGQYPLDRLLAGEAFQDMVTEVRGLAPKEEAWRAVLQWRGFALTDAKGQAESGVLVVQDLTERFTAEERFERTFAANPAPAIICRRSDLRYIKVNQGFLELSGFSRQDIIGRSTYEIDVLADAANKDAAIAGLREGRTIPQMGARLRLGDGGSRSVIVAGQPLEVGEEACMLFTFMDMEPRRRAEEALRQSEERFARSFRLTPVPTVLSTREGLRPLDVNDAFVSVFGYAREDLVGDGHADLPIWTGMAARRDLERAILRNGSVRSAEIQLRTRQGDILDCLVSAETVSIEDQDCVLTVIQDITERKRSEEELIAAIEAVMQDTSWFSRTVIEKLANLRHPGRTAALPAGLSDLTPREMEVLGLMCQGLGDAEIVKALGLTRNTVRNHVARIYSKAGVHSRTTAVVWARERGFTGVPAGKAKAPPRPTRR; from the coding sequence ATGACCGAAACCATCCCGGACGAGGCGATCTTGCGGCGCCAGGTCGACAGGCGGCAATTGCAGGAGATCATCGCCGGGCTCGGCGAGGGCATCCTGCTCGTCGACCCCGGCGCAGGCATCGTCTGGGCGAACGAGAGGGCGCTCGCCCTGCACCGCGCCGCGGATCTCGCCGGCCTCGGCGCCACCGCCTCGGGCTATCGCGAGCGCTTCCAGCTCACCTATCGCAACAAGCATCCGCTCACGGACGGCCAATATCCGCTGGACCGGCTGCTCGCCGGCGAAGCCTTCCAGGACATGGTGACGGAGGTGCGCGGCCTGGCGCCCAAGGAAGAAGCCTGGCGCGCCGTCCTGCAATGGCGCGGCTTTGCCCTGACCGATGCCAAGGGCCAGGCCGAATCCGGCGTTCTCGTCGTGCAGGACCTGACCGAGCGCTTCACCGCCGAGGAACGCTTCGAGCGCACCTTCGCGGCCAACCCGGCGCCCGCCATCATCTGCCGACGGTCCGACCTGCGCTACATCAAGGTCAACCAGGGGTTCCTTGAGCTGAGCGGCTTCTCGCGGCAGGACATTATCGGCCGCTCGACCTATGAGATCGACGTGCTGGCGGACGCGGCGAACAAGGATGCCGCCATCGCCGGCCTGCGTGAAGGCAGGACCATTCCCCAGATGGGGGCAAGGCTCCGGCTCGGCGACGGCGGATCCAGGAGCGTCATCGTCGCCGGCCAGCCGCTGGAGGTCGGCGAGGAGGCCTGCATGCTCTTCACCTTCATGGACATGGAGCCGCGCCGGCGGGCCGAGGAGGCCCTGCGCCAGAGCGAGGAGCGCTTCGCCCGCTCGTTCCGCCTGACGCCGGTGCCGACCGTGCTGTCGACGCGGGAGGGCCTGCGTCCCCTCGACGTCAACGACGCCTTCGTGTCCGTGTTCGGCTATGCCAGGGAGGATCTGGTCGGGGACGGCCATGCCGACCTGCCGATCTGGACCGGCATGGCCGCGCGGCGTGATCTGGAGCGGGCCATCCTGCGCAACGGCAGCGTCCGCAGCGCCGAGATCCAGCTGCGCACCCGGCAGGGCGACATCCTGGATTGCCTGGTCTCGGCCGAGACGGTGAGCATCGAGGATCAGGACTGTGTGCTGACCGTCATCCAGGACATCACCGAGCGCAAGCGCTCCGAGGAAGAATTGATCGCCGCCATCGAGGCAGTGATGCAGGACACGTCCTGGTTCAGCCGCACCGTGATCGAGAAGCTCGCCAATCTGCGCCATCCCGGCCGCACGGCGGCGCTGCCGGCCGGGCTGTCCGACCTGACGCCGCGCGAGATGGAGGTGCTCGGCCTGATGTGCCAGGGCCTCGGCGATGCCGAGATCGTCAAGGCCCTCGGCCTGACGCGCAACACGGTGCGCAACCACGTCGCCCGCATCTACAGCAAGGCCGGCGTGCACAGCCGGACGACCGCGGTGGTCTGGGCCCGCGAGCGCGGCTTCACCGGCGTGCCCGCCGGCAAGGCCAAGGCGCCGCCGCGGCCGACGCGCCGATGA
- a CDS encoding sensor histidine kinase encodes MDQPVAGPRDEHLHVLQQYEVLDTPPEPAFDTIAAMAALLLKTAACAINFIGADRQWTKAAVGLPAGAPPPGGLSELCAQAVLQDDILVIPDMAGDPRFAHLLPSVAGAALRFYAGVPLETREGRRIGVLCVLDPQPRALADEHRMLLRALARQVMTELDLRRSLAAERAARMEAERLLVEKGELIARNDMLMREVDHRVKNSLQVVSSMLRLHARQVADQGAARALEEAQQRIASIAAVHEQLYRASNSDVVDMAVFLPGLCQALAANRPAHVEAVTVAAEPLILDSDRAMKMGLLAGELVSNAFKHAYPADRRGSIHVALVRDGGTARLTVADDGVGLPAGFAADAGHGLGMRLVHAVLGQYGGFVRAETGPGTRFIADMPLDEAPREGHSPVGPGR; translated from the coding sequence ATGGATCAGCCGGTCGCGGGGCCACGGGATGAACATCTGCATGTGCTGCAGCAGTACGAGGTGCTCGACACTCCGCCGGAACCGGCCTTCGACACCATCGCGGCCATGGCGGCCCTGCTGTTGAAGACGGCGGCCTGCGCCATCAATTTCATCGGCGCCGACCGGCAATGGACCAAGGCGGCCGTCGGCCTGCCAGCCGGCGCGCCGCCGCCGGGCGGCCTTTCCGAACTCTGCGCCCAGGCCGTGCTTCAGGATGACATCCTCGTCATCCCCGACATGGCCGGCGATCCGCGCTTTGCGCATCTGCTGCCGTCCGTCGCCGGGGCGGCGCTGCGCTTCTATGCCGGCGTGCCGCTCGAGACGCGCGAAGGCCGTCGCATCGGCGTGCTCTGCGTGCTCGATCCGCAGCCGCGCGCCCTCGCCGACGAGCACAGGATGCTGCTGCGCGCGCTCGCCCGCCAGGTGATGACCGAGCTCGACCTCAGGCGGTCCCTGGCGGCCGAGCGTGCCGCCAGGATGGAGGCCGAGAGGCTGCTCGTCGAGAAGGGCGAGCTCATCGCCCGCAACGACATGCTGATGCGCGAGGTCGACCATCGCGTGAAGAACTCGCTGCAGGTCGTCTCCAGCATGCTGCGCCTGCACGCCCGCCAGGTCGCCGACCAGGGCGCCGCAAGGGCCCTGGAGGAGGCGCAGCAGCGGATCGCCTCCATCGCCGCCGTGCACGAGCAGCTCTATCGCGCCTCGAACAGCGACGTCGTCGACATGGCGGTGTTCCTCCCCGGGCTGTGCCAGGCCCTGGCCGCCAACCGCCCGGCCCATGTCGAGGCGGTGACGGTCGCGGCCGAGCCGCTGATCCTCGATTCCGATCGCGCCATGAAGATGGGGCTACTCGCCGGCGAGCTCGTCAGCAATGCCTTCAAGCATGCCTATCCCGCCGACCGGCGCGGCTCGATCCACGTGGCGCTGGTCCGCGACGGCGGGACCGCCCGCCTCACCGTCGCCGATGACGGCGTCGGCCTGCCCGCCGGCTTCGCGGCGGACGCGGGTCACGGGCTCGGCATGCGCCTCGTGCATGCCGTGCTCGGCCAGTATGGCGGCTTCGTCCGGGCCGAGACCGGGCCGGGCACCCGGTTCATCGCGGACATGCCGCTCGATGAGGCTCCGCGTGAGGGCCATAGTCCCGTCGGCCCCGGTCGCTGA
- a CDS encoding inorganic phosphate transporter, which yields MVDVVSSEVGIPRVEHPLDRPSTVGKWFMPVFGAVVLAGLVYIGYALGQELTGAVAVPWILLGLALLIALGFEFVNGFHDTANAVATVIYTHSLPAELAVMWSGFFNFLGVLTSTGAVAFGIISLLPVELILQVNSSAGLAMVFALLVAAIIWNLGTWYLGLPASSSHTLVGSIIGVGLANQFLAPVGTATSGVDWSQATNVGMSLLVSPVVGFFAAALLLLALKLVVKNKELYEAPKSNAPPPLWIRGLLIFTCTGVSFAHGSNDGQKGMGLIMLILIGVVPTAFALNRTPDINYLEAYKTAAVSVGQALDKYAKPGITVADPKAVVGDAVRNKTWSDETTVALKTYIADTSAKVAPYASVEKLPTDLVTNARNDIYLIGEALKLIDKKKLLPMEAADLAAVTSYHKAVDNATKFIPLWVKVAVALALGLGTMVGWRRIVVTVGEKIGKSHLTYGQGASAELVAMATIGAADYMGLPVSTTHVLSSGVAGTMAANGSGLQWSTVRNMLMAWVLTLPASIALAFVLFVVLRHVF from the coding sequence ATGGTTGATGTAGTCTCGAGCGAAGTTGGAATTCCGCGCGTCGAGCATCCGCTCGATCGGCCAAGTACCGTCGGCAAATGGTTCATGCCGGTGTTCGGCGCCGTCGTGCTGGCGGGGCTGGTCTATATCGGCTACGCCCTCGGGCAGGAGCTGACCGGCGCCGTCGCCGTGCCGTGGATCCTGCTCGGCCTCGCCCTGCTGATCGCGCTCGGCTTCGAGTTCGTCAACGGCTTCCACGACACGGCCAATGCGGTCGCCACGGTGATCTACACCCACTCCCTGCCGGCCGAGCTGGCGGTGATGTGGTCGGGCTTCTTCAACTTCCTCGGCGTGCTGACCTCCACCGGCGCCGTCGCCTTCGGCATCATCTCGCTCCTGCCGGTGGAGCTGATCCTGCAGGTCAACTCCAGCGCCGGCCTCGCCATGGTGTTCGCGCTGCTGGTCGCCGCCATCATCTGGAACCTCGGCACCTGGTATCTCGGCCTGCCGGCCTCGAGCTCGCACACGCTGGTCGGCTCGATCATCGGCGTCGGCCTCGCCAACCAGTTCCTGGCTCCGGTCGGCACCGCCACCAGCGGCGTCGACTGGTCCCAGGCCACCAATGTCGGCATGTCGCTCCTGGTCTCGCCGGTCGTCGGCTTCTTCGCGGCGGCGCTGCTGCTGCTGGCGCTCAAGCTGGTGGTGAAGAACAAGGAGCTCTACGAGGCGCCGAAGTCCAATGCGCCGCCGCCGTTGTGGATCCGCGGCCTGCTGATCTTCACCTGCACCGGCGTCAGCTTCGCCCACGGCTCCAATGACGGCCAGAAGGGCATGGGCCTGATCATGCTGATCCTGATCGGCGTGGTGCCCACCGCCTTCGCCCTCAACCGCACCCCCGACATCAACTATCTCGAGGCCTACAAGACCGCGGCCGTCTCGGTCGGGCAGGCCCTCGACAAGTATGCCAAGCCCGGCATCACCGTCGCCGACCCCAAGGCGGTGGTGGGCGATGCCGTGCGCAACAAGACCTGGTCGGATGAGACCACGGTGGCGCTCAAGACCTATATCGCCGACACCTCGGCCAAGGTCGCGCCCTATGCGAGCGTCGAGAAGCTGCCGACCGACCTGGTCACCAACGCCCGCAACGACATCTACCTCATCGGCGAGGCGCTGAAGCTGATCGACAAGAAGAAGCTGCTGCCGATGGAGGCGGCCGACCTGGCGGCGGTGACGAGCTACCACAAGGCGGTCGACAACGCGACCAAGTTCATTCCGCTCTGGGTCAAGGTGGCCGTGGCCCTCGCCCTCGGTCTCGGCACCATGGTCGGCTGGAGGCGCATCGTCGTCACGGTCGGCGAGAAGATCGGCAAGAGCCATCTGACCTATGGCCAGGGCGCCTCGGCCGAGTTGGTGGCCATGGCCACCATCGGCGCCGCCGACTATATGGGCTTGCCGGTCTCCACCACCCATGTGCTGTCGTCGGGCGTCGCCGGCACCATGGCGGCCAACGGCTCCGGCCTGCAATGGTCGACCGTGCGCAACATGCTGATGGCCTGGGTGCTGACGCTGCCGGCGTCGATCGCCCTGGCTTTCGTGCTGTTCGTCGTGCTCCGGCACGTCTTCTGA
- a CDS encoding CorA family divalent cation transporter — protein MVDVASLPLLARDAQSHAPGLVWALRLLPGGAAQRLTAAEAAAAIGGAEAGWLWLHVDLLDRRAHDWLHQTCSLPPATRAVLDGHDDALMLGYEDGVVHGVCADFHGELGGVGQTLGRLTFAVGEHMLVTGRRHPLEATEAVRQAVESGSLRPATAFDVLGDIITTFCKATSRHLSAIATTLDQVEDVLVTGRINNERRRLMAARRLTLAVHRPVAALAHLFQDEDCETWDLSEAGRGALRRLGGRLQALDRDVIMVGDRARLLHEEVTTELADESNRSLRALAVMSALLLPGSLIAGIFGMNVKGLPLLDTDGGFWIAMAVTSLATLMFYWALRRAGLTLRF, from the coding sequence ATGGTGGATGTCGCCAGCCTGCCTCTGCTCGCGCGCGATGCGCAGAGCCATGCCCCCGGGCTCGTCTGGGCCCTGCGCCTGCTGCCCGGCGGAGCGGCGCAACGCCTGACCGCCGCCGAGGCCGCGGCCGCCATCGGCGGCGCGGAAGCCGGTTGGCTATGGCTGCATGTCGACCTCCTCGACCGCCGCGCCCATGACTGGCTGCACCAGACCTGTTCTCTGCCGCCCGCCACCCGGGCGGTCCTGGACGGCCACGACGACGCCCTGATGCTCGGCTACGAGGACGGCGTGGTGCACGGGGTCTGCGCCGATTTCCACGGCGAGCTCGGTGGCGTCGGCCAGACCCTCGGGCGCCTCACCTTCGCCGTCGGCGAGCACATGCTCGTCACCGGCCGGCGCCATCCGCTCGAGGCGACCGAAGCGGTCCGCCAGGCCGTGGAGTCCGGCAGCCTGCGACCGGCCACCGCCTTCGATGTCCTCGGCGACATCATCACCACCTTCTGCAAGGCGACGTCCCGGCATCTGTCCGCCATCGCGACGACGCTCGACCAGGTGGAGGACGTGCTCGTCACCGGACGGATCAACAACGAGCGGCGCCGGCTGATGGCGGCGCGCCGGCTCACCCTCGCCGTGCACCGGCCGGTGGCGGCGCTCGCCCATCTCTTCCAGGACGAGGACTGCGAGACCTGGGACCTCTCCGAGGCCGGCCGCGGCGCTTTGCGCCGCCTGGGCGGCCGGCTCCAGGCGCTCGACCGCGACGTCATCATGGTCGGCGACCGGGCCAGGCTGCTGCACGAGGAGGTGACGACCGAGCTCGCCGACGAATCCAACCGCAGCCTCAGGGCGCTGGCCGTCATGAGCGCCCTGCTGCTGCCCGGCTCGCTGATCGCCGGCATCTTCGGCATGAACGTCAAGGGCCTGCCGCTCCTCGACACCGATGGCGGCTTCTGGATCGCCATGGCGGTGACGTCGCTGGCGACCCTCATGTTCTACTGGGCGCTGCGGCGCGCCGGCCTCACCCTGCGCTTCTGA
- a CDS encoding patatin-like phospholipase family protein, which translates to MLERNPQKAARATLEEISALYDRVALVFQGGGALGAYQAGVYQALADAGCEPTWLSGVSIGAVNASIIAGNEPRHRLHRLEQFWQKISGRKIWAYTPEGDMFRDIRNRTSSWMTMTQGQPGFFKPRFPNPWLQPQGAEGATSFYDSAELKETLEEVIDFDVLNDGNKRLSVGAVNVRTGNFVYFDTDNVRIGPEHIMASGALPPALPAVRIEGEYYWDGGIVSNTPLQYLLDQEEERSSLVFQVDLFSARGTLPRSMPEVLSRHKDIMYSSRTRQNTTNFERLRGLKLHLLDALKRLPKDLLTKEEEALIQDYSKAGFVNIVHLIYQHKNYEGHAKDYEFSGTSMREHWEAGLEDTQRTLRHRQWLVPPAGASGVAVHDLHREDPT; encoded by the coding sequence ATGCTCGAACGCAATCCGCAGAAGGCGGCCCGTGCCACCCTCGAGGAGATCTCGGCGCTCTATGACCGCGTCGCCCTGGTGTTCCAGGGCGGCGGCGCCCTCGGCGCCTACCAGGCCGGCGTCTACCAGGCGCTGGCCGATGCGGGCTGCGAGCCGACCTGGCTCTCCGGCGTGTCGATCGGCGCGGTCAACGCCTCGATCATCGCCGGCAACGAGCCGCGTCACCGGCTGCATCGCCTCGAGCAGTTCTGGCAGAAGATCTCGGGCCGCAAGATCTGGGCCTACACGCCCGAAGGCGATATGTTCCGCGACATCCGCAACCGTACCAGCTCGTGGATGACCATGACCCAGGGCCAGCCCGGCTTCTTCAAGCCGCGCTTCCCCAACCCCTGGCTGCAGCCGCAGGGCGCCGAAGGCGCCACCAGCTTCTACGACTCGGCCGAGCTGAAGGAGACGTTGGAGGAGGTCATCGACTTCGACGTGCTCAACGACGGCAACAAGCGCCTCAGCGTCGGCGCCGTCAACGTGCGCACCGGCAATTTCGTCTATTTCGACACGGACAATGTGCGTATCGGGCCCGAGCACATCATGGCCAGCGGCGCGCTGCCGCCGGCGCTGCCGGCGGTCCGCATCGAGGGCGAATATTACTGGGACGGCGGCATCGTCTCCAACACGCCGCTGCAATATCTGCTCGACCAGGAGGAGGAGCGTAGCTCGCTGGTGTTCCAGGTCGACCTGTTCAGCGCCCGCGGCACCCTGCCGCGCAGCATGCCGGAGGTGCTGTCCCGCCACAAGGACATCATGTATTCGAGCCGCACCCGCCAGAACACCACCAATTTCGAGCGGCTCCGCGGGCTGAAGCTGCACCTGCTCGACGCCTTGAAGCGCCTTCCCAAGGACCTCCTGACCAAGGAGGAGGAGGCGCTGATCCAAGACTACTCGAAGGCCGGCTTCGTCAACATCGTGCACCTCATCTACCAGCACAAGAACTACGAGGGCCACGCCAAGGACTACGAGTTCTCCGGCACATCGATGCGCGAGCATTGGGAAGCCGGCCTGGAGGACACGCAACGCACCTTGCGCCATCGCCAATGGCTGGTGCCGCCGGCCGGCGCCTCGGGCGTCGCCGTGCACGACCTGCATCGGGAAGATCCGACCTGA
- a CDS encoding acetoacetate decarboxylase, with protein sequence MEIADVLKRASAMPLTNPSFPPGPYRFFDREYVIITYRTTREALEAVVPAPLEIDEPVVKYEFIRMPDSTGFGDYTESGQVIPVRFRGEHGVYVHSMYLDDDAPIAGGRELWGFPKKLASPKIVHEGEVVVGTLHYGSVLCAIGTMGYKHRPADRDQVLAALGAPNFLIKIIPHVDGSMRICELVRYHLTDVTLKEAWTAPAALDLRPHVMADVARLPVVEVVSALHFKADLTLGLGEVVYDYLTEAR encoded by the coding sequence TTGGAAATCGCCGACGTCCTGAAGCGCGCCAGCGCCATGCCGCTGACCAACCCATCCTTCCCGCCCGGTCCCTACCGCTTCTTCGACCGGGAATATGTGATCATCACCTACCGCACCACGCGCGAGGCGCTGGAAGCGGTGGTGCCGGCGCCGCTCGAGATCGACGAGCCGGTGGTCAAGTACGAGTTCATCCGCATGCCGGACTCCACCGGCTTCGGCGACTATACCGAGAGCGGCCAGGTGATCCCGGTGCGCTTTCGCGGCGAGCATGGCGTCTATGTCCACTCCATGTATCTCGACGACGACGCGCCGATCGCCGGCGGCCGCGAGCTCTGGGGCTTCCCCAAGAAGCTCGCCAGCCCGAAGATCGTGCACGAGGGCGAGGTGGTGGTGGGCACGCTGCACTACGGCAGCGTCCTGTGCGCCATCGGCACCATGGGCTACAAGCATCGGCCGGCCGACCGGGACCAGGTGCTGGCGGCGCTGGGGGCGCCGAACTTCCTGATCAAGATCATCCCGCATGTCGACGGCAGCATGCGCATCTGCGAGCTGGTGCGCTATCACCTCACCGACGTGACGCTGAAAGAGGCCTGGACCGCGCCGGCGGCGCTCGACCTGCGCCCGCACGTCATGGCCGACGTCGCCCGCCTGCCGGTCGTCGAGGTGGTTTCGGCCCTGCACTTCAAGGCCGACCTGACGCTTGGCCTCGGCGAAGTGGTCTACGACTATCTCACCGAGGCGCGATAA
- a CDS encoding alpha/beta fold hydrolase — protein MRNLFAALVAVPLAMLPVTGRATDFVEDHSYFRVIIGGKPVRLEGLTIKRSDAAGRLPIALVVHGKPLDTGDVQSHHTNTVEEQARDLAGRGWLAVVPMHRGFGQSDGLPPGALGCDVGALLHRFSDNADDLEAVLALVKQRPDADPSRVIAIGVSAGGADVVTLSARNPAGLLGVVSISGGLRLDNCPAWQDNLVAAEKSLGAQSRVPQLWLYARNDSYFGPDLVDRMRSAALDGGADVKLVMFDPIGTDGHSLFSVPSGRNDWLRELDAFLRYLKLPTWQLGEVDAILTKIRAQKGNRGFIESYFAAPLYKALAYSPSQNNFWDGFGATSLERARTLALEPCKRKASDCAIVMENDDAVPAQPAGSTVGSP, from the coding sequence TTGCGAAACCTCTTCGCCGCCCTCGTTGCCGTGCCTCTGGCCATGCTCCCCGTGACCGGCCGCGCCACCGACTTCGTCGAGGATCACAGCTATTTCCGCGTCATCATCGGCGGCAAGCCGGTGCGTCTCGAAGGCCTCACCATCAAGCGTTCCGACGCCGCCGGCCGGCTGCCGATCGCCCTCGTCGTGCACGGCAAGCCGCTCGACACCGGCGATGTACAGAGCCATCACACCAACACCGTCGAAGAGCAGGCCCGGGACCTGGCGGGGCGCGGCTGGCTGGCGGTCGTGCCGATGCACCGCGGCTTTGGCCAGTCCGACGGGCTGCCGCCGGGCGCACTTGGCTGCGACGTCGGCGCGCTGCTGCACCGCTTCTCCGACAATGCCGACGACCTCGAGGCCGTCCTGGCGCTGGTCAAGCAGCGGCCCGACGCCGACCCGAGCCGGGTGATCGCCATCGGCGTCTCGGCCGGCGGCGCGGATGTCGTCACCCTGTCCGCGCGCAATCCCGCCGGCCTTCTCGGTGTGGTCAGCATTTCCGGCGGGCTGAGGCTGGACAATTGCCCCGCCTGGCAGGACAACCTCGTCGCCGCGGAGAAAAGCCTGGGCGCGCAGAGCCGGGTGCCGCAGCTGTGGCTCTATGCCCGCAACGACAGCTATTTCGGCCCCGACCTGGTCGACCGCATGCGCAGCGCCGCCCTGGACGGGGGCGCCGACGTCAAGCTGGTGATGTTCGATCCGATCGGGACCGATGGCCACAGCCTGTTCTCGGTGCCCAGCGGCCGCAACGACTGGCTGCGGGAGCTCGATGCCTTCCTGCGCTATCTCAAGCTGCCGACATGGCAGCTCGGCGAGGTCGACGCGATACTCACGAAGATCCGGGCGCAGAAAGGCAACCGGGGCTTCATCGAGAGCTATTTTGCGGCGCCGCTGTACAAGGCGCTCGCCTATTCGCCGAGCCAGAACAACTTCTGGGACGGGTTTGGCGCGACGTCGCTTGAGCGCGCCCGCACCCTCGCCCTCGAGCCGTGCAAGCGCAAGGCGAGCGACTGCGCCATCGTCATGGAGAACGACGACGCCGTTCCCGCCCAACCGGCGGGTTCGACGGTGGGCTCGCCCTGA
- a CDS encoding glutathione S-transferase family protein, giving the protein MKLYDYVLSPSCYKVRLMAALAGVRLELRPVDFHPGAEHRGPELTALNPAGSIPILEDGDLVLTESAAMLAYLAARSAPEWLGSGAPAETARIQQWLCFSHRLTAGLGGARLHEMLLRPGDIGALQGQGIAALRELEAGLVEQRLRGMRFLASDRPTVADIACFPYVALAPDGGIPLDPYPTIRLWSRAVRGLEGFIEMPGIHRLHELTPGPQLDRRGA; this is encoded by the coding sequence ATGAAGCTCTACGACTACGTGCTCTCGCCCAGCTGCTACAAGGTGCGCCTGATGGCGGCGTTGGCCGGGGTGCGGCTGGAGCTCCGGCCGGTGGATTTCCATCCCGGCGCCGAGCATCGCGGTCCCGAGCTGACGGCGCTCAACCCGGCGGGCTCGATCCCGATCCTCGAGGACGGAGACCTGGTCCTGACCGAATCCGCGGCCATGCTCGCTTATCTCGCGGCGCGCAGCGCGCCGGAATGGCTCGGCAGCGGCGCGCCGGCGGAGACCGCGCGCATCCAGCAATGGCTCTGCTTCTCCCACCGGCTGACGGCCGGCCTCGGCGGCGCCCGCCTGCACGAAATGCTGCTGCGCCCCGGCGATATCGGCGCCCTTCAGGGCCAGGGCATCGCCGCCCTTCGCGAGCTGGAGGCCGGCCTGGTCGAGCAGCGCCTGCGCGGCATGCGGTTCCTCGCCTCGGACCGGCCGACCGTCGCCGACATCGCCTGCTTCCCCTATGTGGCGCTCGCGCCGGACGGCGGCATCCCGCTCGATCCCTACCCGACGATCCGGCTCTGGTCCCGTGCGGTCCGCGGCCTCGAAGGCTTCATCGAAATGCCCGGCATCCACCGGCTGCACGAGCTGACGCCCGGCCCCCAGCTCGACCGGCGTGGCGCCTGA
- a CDS encoding aromatic ring-hydroxylating oxygenase subunit alpha — translation MTGNAMTDQWYPVGLFSQLGRAGRRTALMGVPIEVGLDAAGNAEVTDASGRALPVCVRYSHVWSSLGAPRKALFAIPEADQPGRRFVDVGVVRVRCSPLRAVENFLDIAHFPFVHTDILGAEPHTEVQDYKVEIREAEDEVWATQVQFYQPQAAKSASGGITTQYMYRVPAPTCSVLYKTCPPRPGEWDVITLFVQPLAEDLCDVWPWMALFDDTTAMTDLIHFQQMIFLQDRSILENQIPRLLPLDPGMEIPTRADLTSVAYRRWLKRHGYTYGAELVAQ, via the coding sequence GTGACGGGAAACGCGATGACCGACCAATGGTATCCGGTCGGCCTCTTCAGTCAGCTCGGCCGGGCCGGACGCCGGACGGCCCTGATGGGCGTGCCGATCGAGGTCGGACTCGATGCGGCGGGGAATGCCGAGGTGACCGATGCGAGCGGCCGCGCCCTGCCCGTCTGCGTGCGCTACAGCCATGTCTGGTCCTCGCTCGGCGCGCCCCGCAAGGCTCTCTTCGCCATTCCCGAGGCCGACCAGCCCGGCCGCCGCTTCGTCGATGTCGGCGTGGTCCGCGTGCGCTGCTCGCCGCTGCGCGCGGTGGAGAATTTCCTCGACATCGCCCATTTCCCCTTCGTGCACACCGATATCCTCGGCGCGGAACCGCATACGGAGGTGCAGGACTACAAGGTCGAGATCCGGGAGGCGGAGGATGAGGTCTGGGCGACCCAGGTGCAATTCTACCAGCCGCAGGCGGCGAAGTCCGCCAGCGGCGGCATCACCACGCAATACATGTACCGCGTGCCGGCGCCGACCTGCTCGGTCCTCTACAAGACCTGCCCGCCCCGGCCCGGCGAATGGGACGTCATCACGCTGTTCGTCCAGCCCCTCGCCGAGGATCTCTGCGACGTCTGGCCGTGGATGGCGCTGTTCGACGACACCACGGCGATGACCGACCTCATCCACTTCCAGCAGATGATCTTCCTGCAGGACCGCTCGATCCTCGAAAACCAGATCCCGCGCCTGCTCCCGCTCGATCCCGGCATGGAGATCCCGACGCGCGCCGACCTGACCTCGGTGGCCTACCGGCGCTGGCTGAAGCGGCACGGCTACACCTACGGCGCCGAGCTGGTGGCGCAATGA